From one Mytilus edulis chromosome 1, xbMytEdul2.2, whole genome shotgun sequence genomic stretch:
- the LOC139507212 gene encoding SCAN domain-containing protein 3-like: MWTDCTIVHGKPRHPQSQGSVERGNADIKDMLVIWMRENNSKKWNIGLKFVQFEKNNSHHSGINRSPYKAMFGCDAKIGLSSSSLPQEILGSLQTEEDLIQHFQSSDKPDEISNDRPNELSSDKLNELDEENQINAALNLSETQETELDVHMCAVCENLCFSNIQCLTCAQYVHELCSKGNISDTITCHLCSNEEVIRNERRHASDSMTKQAVRMRNLSERVLTEVDVGANVLIAIPHVDRGKGDPRNLMAVVTGKEEHGYKLGIKDGILRGLYTRNQFELSDSNFIAIHCVNYNNEISFRKAVSKVSLCDGQGYTKCGCSASGKTRCNTKRWLCKKSGQMCNSRCHPNITCINK; this comes from the coding sequence ATGTGGACAGATTGTACAATAGTTCATGGAAAACCTCGACATCCTCAATCACAAGGAAGTGTTGAAAGAGGAAATGCAGATATCAAAGACATGCTTGTTATCTGGATGAGAGAGAACAACAGTAAAAAGTGGAATATAGGGTTGAAATTTgttcagtttgaaaaaaacaacagtcaTCATTCTGGTATTAACAGATCACCATACAAGGCAATGTTTGGCTGTGATGCTAAGATAGGACTATCGTCATCATCACTACCTCAAGAGATTCTTGGTTCTTTACAGACTGAGGAAGATCTGATTCAGCATTTTCAAAGCTCTGATAAGCCAGATGAGATAAGCAATGACAGGCCAAATGAGTTAAGCTCTGATAAGCTAAACGAACTTGACGAGGAAAACCAGATAAATGCAGCATTAAATCTATCTGAAACTCAGGAAACAGAATTAGATGTTCATATGTGTGCCGTGTGTGAAAATCTATGTTTTTCGAATATCCAGTGTTTGACTTGTGCGCAGTACGTACATGAGCTGTGTTCAAAAGGAAACATATCTGATACTATTACTTGTCACCTATGTTCAAACGAAGAGGTCATCAGAAATGAGAGAAGGCATGCATCAGACTCAATGACAAAACAAGCTGTCAGGATGAGAAATCTATCGGAAAGAGTTTTAACAGAGGTGGATGTTGGAGCAAATGTATTAATTGCAATTCCCCATGTGGATCGAGGGAAAGGCGACCCGCGTAACCTTATGGCTGTTGTTACTGGAAAGGAAGAGCATGGTTATAAACTTGGAATTAAAGATGGAATACTACGTGGGCTTTACACCAGGAATCAGTTTGAACTATCTGACAGTAATTTTATTGCTATTCATTGTGTaaattataataatgaaatatcCTTTAGAAAAGCTGTCAGTAAAGTTTCTTTGTGTGATGGTCAGGGTTACACAAAATGTGGCTGTAGTGCTAGTGGTAAGACTAGATGTAACACTAAACGTTGGCTTTGCAAAAAGTCAGGACAAATGTGTAACAGTCGCTGTCATCCAAACATTACATGTATCAACAAATAA